One window of Nymphaea colorata isolate Beijing-Zhang1983 chromosome 1, ASM883128v2, whole genome shotgun sequence genomic DNA carries:
- the LOC116246398 gene encoding RNA polymerase sigma factor sigC-like, with protein sequence MGVGFFQKWKWVLPNSSSSFSTSTSSLATKHNSSFSWKSREPLFELARLSMPHIATEESTTLYRESIKAYSCSLGPIQKVHNGSTFNEDSKIKVSTRASQIRDCISNTCLHIAEDKSDGTAADFTFLIENLEKIEGLLINSDLMVLEKEILIQIERLGALKLFHACLLKTLAATDTIDVGVSSIPQSGDGFSETMRSYSCGYVAVQSGKKKERKERRTRRMAKPDVSQSLTLSSRIDKSRISILSIKSADSLKSRRRRLEIAKKESDMTSGVQEISRLENVRINLEEKLGHRVSLSGWAEAVGVDEKTLKDRLYFGWQCRDKLLKSTRSLVIYLAKGYQGRGISFDDLVQAGRLGVLQGAERFDPTRGYRFSTYAQYWIRKCLSTFVARNSRGIQLPASLNILVTKTQKARRALHRKHGRYPCDNEIATVTGLPLSSVLLARKCSRIPGSIDQKIGEHLHAKFLEVTVDTFVKTPEEMVVKQHMIDEIHEVLGTLHQRERQVLILRYGLNDGRYKSLEEIGRLLNVTKEWIRRIEQSAFTKLKEEEIQGRLSPFLRLYR encoded by the exons ATGGGTGTTGGGTTCTTCCAGAAATGGAAATGGGTTCTCCCaaattcatcttcttccttttccacGAGCACATCTTCATTGGCAACCAAACATAATTCTTCCTTCTCTT GGAAAAGCAGGGAACCTTTGTTCGAGTTGGCTAGGCTTTCCATGCCGCACATTGCAACAGAAGAAAGTACAACCCTCTATAGAGAATCAATAAAGGCTTATTCATGTTCACTTGGACCGATACAAAAGGTTCACAACGGTTCTACTTTTAATGAAGACAGCAAG ATCAAGGTTTCTACAAGAGCATCTCAAATACGGGACTGCATCAGCAACACTTGTTTGCATATTGCAGAGGATAAGTCAGATGGCACTGCAGCTGACTTCACATTCTTGATAGAAAATCTTGAGAAAATAGAAGGCTTGCTTATAAATTCTGATTTGATGGTGCTGGAAAAAGAGATTCTGATACAAATTGAAAGGCTTGGCGCTCTGAAATTGTTTCATGCTTGTCTTTTAAAAACACTTGCTGCAACAGACACCATAGACGTGGGTGTATCATCCATTCCTCAATCCGGAGATGGTTTCTCAGAAACCATGCGAAGCTACAGTTGTGGTTATGTTGCTGTGCAATCaggtaaaaagaaagagaggaaagaaaggagAACTAGAAGAATGGCTAAGCCTGATGTTTCACAATCGTTGACTTTATCATCAAGAATTGACAAGTCTAGGATATCTATTCTCTCCATCAAATCAGCAGATTCACTAAAATCACGCAGAAGGAGACTGGAAATTGCCAAAAAAGAGTCAGATATGACAAGTGGTGTTCAG GAAATTTCAAGGTTGGAAAACGTCCGAatcaatttggaagaaaaactGGGGCACAGAGTCAGCTTGTCTGGGTGGGCTGAAGCAGTTGGTGTAGATGAGAAGACGTTAAAGGACCGGTTATATTTTGGGTGGCAATGTAGAGATAAGCTCCTGAAAAGTACTCGTTCACTGGTGATTTATCTTGCTAAAGGATATCAAGGAAGGGGGATAAGCTTCGATGACTTGGTTCAG GCAGGACGGTTAGGTGTCCTTCAAGGTGCTGAGAGATTTGATCCCACTAGAGGATACCGTTTCTCTACCTATGCACAGTACTGGATTCGAAAGTGCCTGTCAACATTTGTGGCCCGTAATTCTCGAGGGATCCAACTGCCA GCATCCCTGAACATTCTAGTAACGAAAACTCAGAAAGCTAGAAGAGCTCTTCATCGCAAGCATGGGAGGTATCCATGTGACAATGAGATAGCAACAGTAACTGGATTACCATTAAGTTCTGTATTGCTGGCAAGGAAGTGTTCACGCATTCCCGGATCCATAGATCAGAAAATTGGCGAACATCTTCATGCAAAATtcttg GAAGTCACAGTTGATACATTTGTAAAGACCCCAGAAGAGATGGTTGTGAAGCAACACATGATCGATGAAATTCATGAAGTTCTAGGCACGTTGCATCAGAGGGAGAGGCAAGTGCTTATACTAAGATATGGTCTCAACGATGGTAGGTACAAATCCTTAGAGGAGATTGGAAGGCTGCTAAATGTGACCAAAGAGTGGATAAGAAGGATCGAGCAATCAGCGTTTACAAAGCTGAAGGAGGAGGAAATTCAAGGTAGGCTGAGTCCCTTCCTGAGGCTCTACCGTTGA
- the LOC116247943 gene encoding U2 small nuclear ribonucleoprotein B'' isoform X1 — MDPNSAHAVAMAAMASHHQLKPPGILHPGPLGPPPGVSGLPPPAVDPISPVMQPGRRGPLDLDPHLHHQQQQLAGYFPNPYQEPIKTIFISGLPDDVKPREIHNLFRRRYGFESCQLKYTGRGDQVVAFATFFDHQSAMAAMEALNGTIFDPLTGGTLHIELARSNSRTKRPRGSSAYTVIDKRIKDSKGAEDDWGNDGDGGSDDPSSMNNTSSSNKSGLPSAQSGEATGNLANFQDNSATVADKPALGEAAPCSTLFIANLGPTCTEQELTAVLSKYPGFQVLKLRSKGGMPVAFADFQDVSCSTEALRSLQGCLLASSDRGGMHIEYAKSKMRKTR, encoded by the exons ATGGACCCGAATAGCGCGCACGCGGTGGCGATGGCAGCGATGGCGTCGCACCATCAGCTGAAGCCGCCGGGGATCCTCCACCCGGGTCCCCTTGGTCCGCCACCAGGGGTGAGCGGCCTCCCGCCTCCGGCAGTAGACCCCATCTCACCGGTGATGCAGCCTGGCCGTCGCGGCCCCCTCGATCTCGATCCTCATCTTCACCACCAACAGCAGCAACTCGCCGGGTACTTCCCGAATCCCTACCAGGAACCAATCAAGACCATCTTCATCTCCGGTCTTCCAGACGACGTCAAGCCCCGGGAGATCCACAACCTCTTCCGGCGCCGGTACGGCTTCGAGTCCTGCCAGCTCAAGTACACCGGCCGGGGCGACCAG GTTGTTGCATTTGCGACATTCTTCGACCATCAATCTGCAATGGCAGCAATGGAAGCATTAAAT GGTACAATTTTTGATCCTCTTACTGGTGGAACATTACATATTGAGCTTGCAAGGTCAAACTCACGAACTAAGCGTCCAAGAG GTAGTAGCGCCTACACAGTAATTGATAAGAGAATTAAGGATTCTAAGGGTGCTGAGGACGACTGGGGTAATGATG GAGATGGCGGATCTGATGACCCATCGAGCATGAATAACACTAGTTCCAGCAACAAGAGTGGTTTACCATCAGCACAGAG TGGAGAAGCGACTGGTAATCTTGCTAATTTTCAGGACAATTCAGCTACAGTTGCC GATAAGCCTGCATTAGGGGAAGCTGCACCTTGTTCTACGTTGTTTATTGCAAATCTTGGCCCAACTTGCACGGAGCAAGAACTTACTGCCGTCCTATCAAA GTACCCGGGATTCCAAGTCCTTAAGTTGCGGTCAAAAGGTGGAATGCCTGTTGCTTTTGCTGATTTCCAG GACGTATCATGTTCAACTGAGGCTCTAAGGTCGCTTCAGGGATGTCTTCTTGCATCTTCTGACCGTGGAGGAATGCATATAGA ATATGCCAAGTCAAAAATGAGGAAAACCAGGTGA
- the LOC116247943 gene encoding U2 small nuclear ribonucleoprotein B'' isoform X2 has product MDPNSAHAVAMAAMASHHQLKPPGILHPGPLGPPPGVSGLPPPAVDPISPVMQPGRRGPLDLDPHLHHQQQQLAGYFPNPYQEPIKTIFISGLPDDVKPREIHNLFRRRYGFESCQLKYTGRGDQVVAFATFFDHQSAMAAMEALNGTIFDPLTGGTLHIELARSNSRTKRPRGSSAYTVIDKRIKDSKGAEDDWGNDDGGSDDPSSMNNTSSSNKSGLPSAQSGEATGNLANFQDNSATVADKPALGEAAPCSTLFIANLGPTCTEQELTAVLSKYPGFQVLKLRSKGGMPVAFADFQDVSCSTEALRSLQGCLLASSDRGGMHIEYAKSKMRKTR; this is encoded by the exons ATGGACCCGAATAGCGCGCACGCGGTGGCGATGGCAGCGATGGCGTCGCACCATCAGCTGAAGCCGCCGGGGATCCTCCACCCGGGTCCCCTTGGTCCGCCACCAGGGGTGAGCGGCCTCCCGCCTCCGGCAGTAGACCCCATCTCACCGGTGATGCAGCCTGGCCGTCGCGGCCCCCTCGATCTCGATCCTCATCTTCACCACCAACAGCAGCAACTCGCCGGGTACTTCCCGAATCCCTACCAGGAACCAATCAAGACCATCTTCATCTCCGGTCTTCCAGACGACGTCAAGCCCCGGGAGATCCACAACCTCTTCCGGCGCCGGTACGGCTTCGAGTCCTGCCAGCTCAAGTACACCGGCCGGGGCGACCAG GTTGTTGCATTTGCGACATTCTTCGACCATCAATCTGCAATGGCAGCAATGGAAGCATTAAAT GGTACAATTTTTGATCCTCTTACTGGTGGAACATTACATATTGAGCTTGCAAGGTCAAACTCACGAACTAAGCGTCCAAGAG GTAGTAGCGCCTACACAGTAATTGATAAGAGAATTAAGGATTCTAAGGGTGCTGAGGACGACTGGGGTAATGATG ATGGCGGATCTGATGACCCATCGAGCATGAATAACACTAGTTCCAGCAACAAGAGTGGTTTACCATCAGCACAGAG TGGAGAAGCGACTGGTAATCTTGCTAATTTTCAGGACAATTCAGCTACAGTTGCC GATAAGCCTGCATTAGGGGAAGCTGCACCTTGTTCTACGTTGTTTATTGCAAATCTTGGCCCAACTTGCACGGAGCAAGAACTTACTGCCGTCCTATCAAA GTACCCGGGATTCCAAGTCCTTAAGTTGCGGTCAAAAGGTGGAATGCCTGTTGCTTTTGCTGATTTCCAG GACGTATCATGTTCAACTGAGGCTCTAAGGTCGCTTCAGGGATGTCTTCTTGCATCTTCTGACCGTGGAGGAATGCATATAGA ATATGCCAAGTCAAAAATGAGGAAAACCAGGTGA